Genomic DNA from Heteronotia binoei isolate CCM8104 ecotype False Entrance Well chromosome 8, APGP_CSIRO_Hbin_v1, whole genome shotgun sequence:
GCTGCCTTCTCCAGGCACCTCTGCTTAAAATTTTCCATGGTCCTGGTAAGGCATTGTGGTGCAGAACTGAAGTGTCCTTGGAGgaagtatgaagaagaagaagatattggatttatatcccgccctccactccgaagagtctcagagcagctcacaatctcctttaccttcctcccccacaacagacacactgtgaggtgggtggggctggagagggctctcacagcagctgccctttcaaggacaacctctgctagagctatggctgacccaaggccatgctagcaggtgcaagtggaggagttgggaatcaaacccggttctcccagataagagtctgcacatttaattactacaccaaactagctttccTGATAGCCTGCTAGAGCATATCACTTATGCACCTAGTCACCCAGAGCACACATTCTAATTTGGCTGGTCAGTCTTTCATATGTGTACAAACACACACCGCAGGAAGTTGAGTACCTCTGTGAGCTAAAGTCCCAGGAGATGTGAATTGTGAAGGTCAGTTGTATATTAGCCACATTAATCCCACACAAAAACACACCTTTAAATATTACAGCCTCATTCTCATTGTTCTAGCACACTGCAGGATCCTATTTTCTCTAAAGTCATGTgtcctttttttgagcaagaacacagttccagctggcttggcatcaggggtgtgtggcctaatatgcaaatgagtccctgctgggcttttctgcaaaaaaaagccctggtcctcagACTTTCACATGCACACTTACTGTGGATGGACAACTTCCGTTTAAATACCATCATAAGCTCTTAGAACAATGGTACATCTTTCTAATGTAGCAGGCCAAATTAAGACATGCTTTCAGGTTCTTCATGAAGGCAAGAAGCCACAGATACACTATTTCACCACAGAGATATCCTCATTCACCAGGACTTTGTGGATTGTGGCTAACTACAGCTAGACCATTGCCATACAGACTCATCATCACATTCTCACTCTATCCTAGCAAATTTTTCTCCTTGGAATGTCTAGGTTAGTATTAGAAATGATTGTGCTTTAAACATGACCCTGTATATCCTGGAAAGAGAAGTAAACATTTTGGAAAGGCTGGACACACCCAAACGTGAGTGGTGGAAGCAGTGCCCCATGTGTCACCATTGGGACCCCAGTTTTTTCATCTTTCTCACAACACCCACATTGACTTCAGTACTATACACAGTCTCCCTAATAGGTTAAGGATGCAGGGGGTGAAAAATGGGAGAACTAGTCCAAGGAACAGTACTATCTGCAACACCCAGAAACTACACTAGAAAATACTATTAACAGTTAAAATTCTGGTCTACATCTTGAGAGATGCAACAGAACAAAATGATGCTCTCTTGTGCCTTAACTCCACTGCCAAAAGCCACCATATATTGCCCAGAAGAAAGAACAGATGCATCCCAGTCACTCCATTCTGTTTCAGATGTTAGTACAGCAGATTAATCTTTTAGCAACAATTATTTCATTTGAAGAGTACTTTTTGCCTTGCTTTTAAATACATACCAGTGTTTTCACAGAGGAACCATGTGCTTTGGGACAAAACTAGACATTATGGTGGGAGATGTTCCTAGATCTCCGCTTTTTAAAGGCTGGAATGCTCTCACAGTCCCCTCCCCAATTTGAATTGTGGTTGAATTATGAATGGCTTAACCCTTTCCTATCCTGCTGGTTTTCCAAAACAAATTGTCCTTTTAAAGTTGCTATCTGTCCacaccaaaacaacaacaacctatgTGCAGATACCTGTTAAGATGTCTGTGTGGCAGTTCTAGGCTGTGACTGATACAAGAACAGCCCAGAGGAGCCTCGTTCCCCCAGTGCTCCAGACTGAAGGatgcagaaagggaaagagatctTAAAGTTGTAATAGATAGCTCAATGAAGACGATGACTCAGTCAGTATGTGGCAGCAGTAAAAAAAGGAAAACTCCAGGCTGGAAAGGGGCtggaaataaaacagccaatattgtaatcccttatatagatctatggtgcataCTTATTATGAATACTATACACAGTTCTGGTTGTCATCTTTCAAAAAAGATACTGCAGAGCTGGAAGAGGTTTAGAAAATGGCAATCAtgatgattaaggggttggagtccctttcctatgaaggaaggtcAGAGGCTTTAGAAGTTTAGAAGATGGCTCAGGGGAGACATGGCAGAGGTTTACAGCATGGGGTGAAGGAAGTAGATATCTtgtaatactagaactcagggacacccaatgaagttgatgtgCAATAGGCTTAAGACTGACTGACAAGAGAGGTACGTTTCCCATCCACAAGTAATTAAATTTTAGCAATCTGTCAATAATGGTCATGAGCCTACAAGGCTTTAAAAGAGGCCTAAACAGATGGATGGAGGATAGGGCAAAGTCCATCCATGGTTATTAGCTGTGGTGATTAAGGAAACCTCTACTCATTTGGCTTCACAGAGCAcagctgtatttttaaaataaatgtgaaaagaGGACCTCTTTGCAATGGACAGAAATAAGAGAACTGTGTCAGTACCATCACAACAATGCCAATGTCACAGATCTGTAAAGTCAAGCAAACTGGAAGCAAAACCTAGCCACATCTGGGGCTATCTGGAACAAACCACTGTTGTGTGATGGTATATGGGGAGGGGAGTCATTTTATGCGCAGTTAGGTGCAATACAAAGGTCCTATACTTAAAAAGCCACAGATAAGGGGTACACATAGCTATATAAAACAAGCTGTTTGTATAGTCTAAACCAggaatatttttattttagacTCTGACTATTTGCAGGGCTGAAAAAGCATTTCTCACTTGTGCAAACGGGGTATGTGTGAATAATTAGTTTGCCCTAGGAAGATCTATTACTAGTATTTATTTTCAAATTGATATTCTGCATCTTGACCATTCTCTCCATCTGGGTACTTAAACAGGATGGACTCTGTGCCACAATTCTGCAATCATATTCAAAGGGAAATATTGAACAGCATTTCTGACATGTAAGATTTTATGCATAATATTCCAAATATTGAGGAATGGACAACTACAAAAACGCCTACTCTATATTTTCTTCAAGGAACTAAGCTGCTCTACATATCAAAGTGCAAAGCACTTCAAATAATTACTTTTGAGAATGGACAATCACAAAATCTGACTGCTCCAAAACCAGTTCCAATAACAGAAACACCTTCTGTCCAATGCCCCATTCCATCCACTTGATTGACCAAAGTGATAGAGGACACTTTGTTTTCTCTGTATTAATGTGTTAACACTGTAGAAGGAGAGATCCTCAATCACATTTATTCCTTCAGAAACCCTCTTCCTTGAGGTATTCTTTCTATTGGCTCTGTACAACCTACTTATCTGTTTGTGATACAAGTGAGAAAAAAACTATCACTAGAGCAACAACAACACTGAAAGCTCACCTGGTTGTGGCAGCAAAGCTATTGACCATGTCAGCAGACTCAGGAAAAAGGGAGAAGATTTCCAGAAAGTCCACCTATGCACTGGGATGAGTGGAAATCATCTGGTTCCTCCCTTGTACAGAGTGAGATAGCTGGGAGAAACCAAACACCTTCAAGTATCTTGGCAGTTGGCACCACTTAAGAAAGACTCTAGAAGACATTACTGCCCCAATACTTTCAAGACCAAGCAAATCTCCTTCTGCATCTCCTGGCCAAGAAGGAACTTAATGGACCCTGGTCCCAGCTCGCTTGATAAACTGATGGAAATGTGTGTTATATGGACAATGATTACAGACAAGTTTTTGAATGTGTTCAGGGTAGCAGCAAGATACCAGTCTTTCTGaatggacacacacacaaacacaaaatagGAGCTTTGATTTTTGCCCAAATAGATACAATTAAGACACATAAGAGGAAGTCCACTCCACAGCTCTTTCCTAACTTCCTGCTTATCATCTTGAAAAAATTTACAGTTGCAAACAAAGGTAAATCTTAGAAAAAAAACAAGATATAAACGCAAACATGTCACACTGGAAACAAGAATtgccagcctggcttctcttccATCGCTTCTGCAGCTGTTGCATCACCCGCACCACCACCCAACTCCACTTCCTGGTGGAGTTGGCCGACAGgcttcaaaaaaacaaaaaaggcagtTTATGAACCAATTATCTGACCAGACCATGTTTCATGCTTTGTGTGTGGAGCTAAGTGGGTGAGCACCACCTCCACAGCCTGGAACTTCTGATTCTTTGGTGGGATGGGGCAGATTTTGTATGTGACCTCATCTCCTTCTACTGGGACATACTCCCCCTCAatgctgaaaaagaaaaagaaaaaggaacatTTCAGAATTCTGAACTAAATTAAGATGAAGAATCACTGGTGTTCTGAAACACAACATAAGGAAACATATCTACAAAAAGCAGTCTGAAAACCAGTTTGTCATTTCAGCATCCCCCAGGAATGTTAGTCGTAGTTTTGCAAGGGTTTTGAGATTTTCATAGAATTTCAAGCCTGGAAGCTGTGGCACTTAAATATCTTGGCTAAAGTTAATTAAAATCTTGCACTGGTTAACTGTTAGTTTTCCCTGCACACACGCTAACTAGGATTCTAAGCCTTGTGTTTAGAATCCTAGTGGGGTGTGGGGCAGAGAATGAAACTACATACATTGTTGGGTAATCAGAGGAATTTCTGAATGGTGATTTTCTATACAAGAAGGCAGCAAGCAGTGTTCAAGCTCATTTTTATTTAGCCTTAGTTAAATAAGGTGTCTGAATACACCCTAGATAGAAAAACTGGACTAGGCATTCCAAAGGCTGCCTGAGAAGAAATCTGGAAATTTCACCACCTGTTCTGTAATTAGGAAAGCGTATCTGGGAAGTTTTAACTTATGTTAAGAGTACCCCTCCTGCCATATAAATACCCCATTTTACTTGGAATTATTTTCCTTCATATTTTAGATATTTAAAAGGCTACTCAGAATATCTCCAGCCCTCACAAAGTAGGGAGCCATCTTTGTTGGAAGCTGGAGAATGTACTTGTCCCAAAGAAGAGAAAGGAGGCCCATCATTTGATATCAGGGAAGTAAACGGTAGACCATTTTAACTATTATTTGGTATCAGGGAAGTAAAAGGTAGACAATTTTAACTATATATTTAGCTTAGACATTTCTGATTATCACAGTTTCCAATTCTACTCACTTCATTTGAGCACATCTATGCTACAGTTTGTGTGGCTGCCTTTCAAGGAGAAATCAATACATCTTCCATTTTTACATCCTCAGACAGAGATTGCCATCCCCATTGTAGCCCAGTTTAAGTGCAGTTTCTCATAAGGAAATTTCACTGTATCCAGTCAAAGCAGCCATCATGTAAAAATAACACAAGTTTGGAAACTACATAAGCATTAAACACACAGATTTCACCCAAAAGGGTGTGTACACTGCAATGGTTTAATCTGAAATTTGTAAATAGCCTGCATTTCTATGTGGGCTTTGTATTGCAGAGCTATAGTTGAGATATCAGAACAATGAGCAGAAGTTGATAGATACAATATAGATGTTATGATGATGCATCAGCATTTAAGCTGTGCTGCATCATTGTTGCAGGATGTTTCAAGCAGTCATTGTTTAAGTCTCCATTGAACTCATAAATTAAAAACTTTCTTCCCATAGCGTATGTTATTACAGTATCATTGATACAAGGAGAAAATAAGCATTTGCTGCTCAAACATGGCATCACAcccaaatagggctgccaggtcctccctggccactggcaggggatggcgggggggggggggggagggttcacagctctaggctgggaaactcctggatatttggggatgaaCCCTGGGGAAGCCAAGGATCTCAGTgatgtacaatgccatatagttcACTCTCCAatgcacccattttctccagggggctgTAATACCAagtgatccccaggtcccacctggaggctggcatctctatgcAGAATGAAAGATACAAGGTTCTGCACTCTAGTCTCTCCATCGTGGGACTTACTCAGACACATGGACAAATATATCCTCTGCACCCGTCTCTGGGGTGATGAAGCCATGGCCCTGGGACCGTGAAAACTGTTTGCATACACCCTTATAGACAGGACCAGCAGAGGCACGAGCCGTCCTAGAAaggggaaaagggaagggggagagagagaaaaaaaaggaaaataagttGATGCTGGTTTGATATTTGTTGCTCAGAAGATGTTCACCTGCTCCTGGAAAAGAATATTTCAGTTCTACCACTCCCCTACAGTCTAGATTGTAGTTGAAGCAGTTATGCATAAATTCAGAAATCATCAAGTCTTAAATTTGAACTTGTGATCAATTCCACAGTTGGCTTAAGAAATATAAGAGAGGATGCTTTTATATACTGTGGCGTTAAATCCACATTGTATTATCAGTCTGCAAAATTCAGTACTTTCCCCCCTGCTAAAATGTCTTGATCCAACATCAGTAATTCAGAATGTTGGGGGAAACTTTCATTAGACGAATGTATTCTGAGCAGCTCTGAATTAGGAAAATTTGCTACAGAACTCCAGGTCCACTCAAAGGTTCAACTCCATCCATATATGTAGGTTCTGAAAATTATGACTGAGAGGGACCAGAAGAACACAACACAGTCAGTACTGCAGAATTCTAAAAGGACACAAAGGACAAGAAGACGGTGCCTGCTGGTGGAAAAAGTAGCTGAAAGAATTAAGGCAGTGATGTCCGTCCCTCTCCCAGTCTGTTCTGTTTCCTAGAATATTACATGGAAATTCTGAAATGCTCCCTAACATTAGAAGGACCCCATTTCTTCCCATCTTCCTTCAACTATGTTGTCTTCAAGGATGAAATGTGACTACTTACGCAGAGTATGTCCTGGTTCTTTTGGTGGGAAGGGGACTAGGTAAATCCCGAAGAAGGTGGCTACCCCTTTCACAGATCCTGCTTCCCTCCCGGTTAAAGGGGAAAGTAGGCCATACAGGCGACTTTGGAGAATGAAGAGGTGGCACGGCAGAATGGGAAGTTTGATCAGATGACATGTTGTGGTCTTTTCCTGGAGTGAGAAAAGAGGCATCAGTTGGAAAGAGGTGAGCAGGTATTTTCAGCCTTTGAATTCAACATATCATTGCAAAGCAAAGAGGAAAAACCAAGCATCCTAAAGATCCAGAAGATCCTTGGCACCTATAAACAGGAATTACTAGGCTTGTAAAGTCTCAAGTAAAAAGGCAGTGGGGAGCAACTTCTGTTATACAATCCCAGGCTTCCTGCTATCTCATGTGCATACAGTTTATTTGCAAGCAGGGAGAATAAGAATAATTGTGCTAGGGAACAGTGCATGCACAAGATGAAaaacaaggtggggaggagtctTCTGGGGCTCCACCAACCATGGCTACATGATCAACAAAGAGCATCCTGGAAGCTATGGCTCAGAATGGGGATGCTTGATGAAGTTCTCGGTCACCTCTGGGAGATTAAGTAAATCTCAGCACACTGAATACAAGGCTCTCCTTTATCACCAGCACAGTAACCAATGGGAGACAGCAAGAGAGAAGAGGTACCCATAGGTTGCTCATAGGCACAGCATCTTATTCTGCCACTGCAGAGCCCACCACAAACTGAGGAGAACAAGGACTGGCTGCAATTTTGTGAGGAAAAGACACTACTATAGATTGGCTCCTTACAAGCAATTCCCAAGTCATTGTTAAGGATGCTCTAAAAAAGGTTTTACAATCTACACTTGTTGTGAGGGCACCATATGGATCAAGAGTAAAACTGATATTAATCTTTTAGTATCACACATTTAGATTAGCCTCTCTAGTAAGAGAAGAGTGTTCTCATCCCAATCAATGTATAAACAACAATATATTTAAGTTTTCCCACTGGCACCAACTACATTTAGGAATGTATACTTATAGAAACCAAACACTAATACTACTAAATTTAGAGCTGGCTGCTGTGCAAGAATGTAATAGGCTATAAGAGCACTCTTCAGTGATTGACCTTGAAAAAGCATCTTGTGAAACCATAATAAGCTGGCAAATATCACTGGAATACTGGaataaatatccttttggagaCAGAACCCCATCAGGAAACCTGATAACTGCACCACATTGGAACTTGAGGTGGAAATTTTTTCTGTGGGCAAG
This window encodes:
- the CSDC2 gene encoding cold shock domain-containing protein C2: MSSDQTSHSAVPPLHSPKSPVWPTFPFNREGSRICERGSHLLRDLPSPLPTKRTRTYSATARASAGPVYKGVCKQFSRSQGHGFITPETGAEDIFVHVSDIEGEYVPVEGDEVTYKICPIPPKNQKFQAVEVVLTHLAPHTKHETWSGQIIGS